In the genome of Neodiprion fabricii isolate iyNeoFabr1 chromosome 4, iyNeoFabr1.1, whole genome shotgun sequence, the window ACTAACGTTATTATATTGACACATGTTTATTaggaaaatcattatttcgcAACCTAAGAATTATTCGAAATCCAGTAATCCATGGCAAAGCATTACGATCTTGGGAAAACTTGACTCCATTTCAATCATTCtagaattgcaaaatattgcTCTTTTCCCCTACATTGTTTTGGACATGTCAACATTACCACTGTcaactttttaattttctagGCTATACCAGACAAACTGTACAAGCAAATTCAGTTAGAGGTTCGGGGGAATGATCCAGCCGTTTTAAAGAGTTATGCACACTTCACAGTATCGGCTGCGGAAAAGCTTGGTGCAACGATCGGTAGAAAGTAAATTGATTTGATCAAGATGAGCCCCAACTTTTCAAGTCATTTTAGTTATGATAGAAGCTTTTTACTTTTCTAGCTTCGCTCCGCGCAAGCCAGAACACAAACGTTACACGCTATTGAAGTGTGTACACATTTTCAAGAAACATCGTGTTCAATACGAAATCAGAACTTACTACAGATTTATTGATCTTCATCGCCTCACCGGATCTACTGCTGATACGATACTCGAATACATACAGAGGAACTTACCTGAAGGAGTTGCTATGAAAGTCACAAAGGTCACAAGTCAATCATTCCTACATCTTACAAAATATTCAGAACAAATACTATTACAAATATCAGaatacatcatttttatatGCTTTTCTGCAGGTTGAAATGCTGCCTCTACTAGAATCTATCAGAGTACCACCAAATTCAGCATCAACTACTAGTACGAACTAATttctttttgaaaacaatattatagtcttatatttagatttttaataaaccaagtatttcaaaaattctgttTACTGTCATCATCGCTTTTCGCAAGCAATTATCCTACAGGCTTAACTGCTGGTATATGTCTAAAATTAAGGATAGAAATCAGAATCTAGTTATTTCACAGATCAACTACAAGCAAATGTACTTTCGaacttgtaaatttttacttcctcaaattgtttaaaatcgTTATAACATGCGTTCAGGAATTATGAAAGTTGCTAATCATCTCACAAGAATGATATACGAGCATTGAAAAGTGTTCGTCATTGTGCGATTCTACCGACATAATTATAGCGATGTCTAATATCTTATTCCAAGTATATGAATTCTTAGATGTATTATATGATTTATTCATACAGATACTCATACAGCCAATAAGCAGTCTACGCACGCATACTTGAACGATTGTATTGGAAGTTATTCGGCGTTAATCCTCGATTCAACGCAATAAGCAATGATTATAATAACCGCCTAATTACATCATTTCCATACACATTTACATTACATATATGACGATCAATCACTATcccatgaaaaataaaagtaacgcTTAATATTTAGCGACCAATCTTGCGAAACTGCCAATGACCATCATTGAGACTTGATTACGGTTATTATTTCGCTACTGTGCATGTCGATCTCGTCCTTTTTTAACGGCGTATCCTCGAGTTGGGGTAGCTGAGGCTTAGCCCTGAAAATTACAGGTGCGTTCTTCCTGAATGCGTTCACCCTTATCGTCCTCAACGGGGAGTCAGAGATCGTTGCATCCTTGTGGTTTGCCGGCTGATCTGCATTCGATTTCTTGAGTTCGTGGTAATTAGGGATGGTGTTTAACTTGATTATTTGGATGTTGTTAACGCGATCATCGTCTTTATGATCCAGATGCACATTATTTGATCGCGTACGAGAGCCGATCGCGGAACGAATATCGGTTAAAGTTGGAAGACCGACTCCAGGCGTGATATGAATGATGTTATTGTTTACGCTGTTTCTTTGCAATTGAGCTGTGGCAGTACAACTCCAAAGAACGAATTCTCCggctaaaaataaataatatataatatagtatgtatgtaatgtaatatataataaataatatagaTGTATGTACATTAAACCTCAAGGGTAGCGAACACGGCTCGGTGAAGTTTTACTTATTTGAGACATCTAAAGATAattaaggattttttttcaacgtttctcaTCTATCATGACGCTGGATTAATTATTCACCAGTAAATTTAATTCGACATACTCATAAAAAATGCTACTACTTGTTGCATAAAACACGATCCAAACTCGATAATTCAGGGGATGAAAGAAACTACTAAATAAActtaaataatttctttttcctgtttcttttttttttacatattatgtatatactgCGACATTTGAAAACTATGCATATCGAATTCTAGATCTAATTTCTCCTTTATGTCTgcttttttcattgaattattagaaaattcacTCTGTCAACGTGAATTggatttatgaaaataaaaatggaccGGATTAATTCAAGGAAACGTTGACACGTagcaagaaaaatttgcagCACATTCACATATGTCTAAAATTTAGTCTTCTCCCCAAGCAGCTTCATTTCTTCCACCGTtagtgtgaaaatttcaaagtcaaCTTGACTAGCGTTCCATGTTAGTCCCAAAAactatattattttattcaacacgCAGCTCTATCACATTTCAGAAATCAAAAACTCCACAACTCTAATTGCTTACCCGAATTCTCCGAATACTTTGGAAACCGCGTAGATTGCGGATTGCGTGGCCTGGCAAATCCAGAATTGCATACCAGGATAACACCGATAACAGGAATAATCCTTGAGGACACCATAATTTATCCGGATATTTTTTACCGCAGGATAGAGGTATGTTAGCAAAATAATTTACCCTTCCAGGTATAATGTCACAAGTAGAGCACTTTGATCGTTGCGCGATAATGactaaataattatttactgcGAATCATAGAATCTAGAATCGCGGCGAGGTAAGACTAAATAAGTCCGAAAGGCCAGAGTTCTCGGACGATACAGCACCTGTTGTCTGTCagtgtaaaatttataattgatCGAGCAGGACCTCTTGCCAGCACACAAACGCAAGGTAGAAAGGCCCGAGATGTGTTACAGACGCGCAAAGACCGCCCACTGCAAAATGCGATGTCGCCGTTACACGCGTAAAGATTTGAATACCTGCAGACTCTTCGGTGCTATCCTAATAATGGAATGAGAGATTGCACGCGATTCTTTTTTCCACGGTTCAATTTATTATCTTCTTCTTTATGTCTCGTTTTGTTTTAACTAGGATAATAAAGTATGAGGTGCTCTGTCGTTCTCCCGACGCAGTTCGCCTCGatctaaaaaatattattacaccAATTTTGATTCGG includes:
- the LOC124179928 gene encoding uncharacterized protein LOC124179928, with translation MVSSRIIPVIGVILVCNSGFARPRNPQSTRFPKYSENSAGEFVLWSCTATAQLQRNSVNNNIIHITPGVGLPTLTDIRSAIGSRTRSNNVHLDHKDDDRVNNIQIIKLNTIPNYHELKKSNADQPANHKDATISDSPLRTIRVNAFRKNAPVIFRAKPQLPQLEDTPLKKDEIDMHSSEIITVIKSQ
- the LOC124179929 gene encoding 28S ribosomal protein S10, mitochondrial, encoding MLYSKTALVFCNVLPKLGLETTSGILGRALSTQSQQSIETAIPDKLYKQIQLEVRGNDPAVLKSYAHFTVSAAEKLGATIGRNFAPRKPEHKRYTLLKCVHIFKKHRVQYEIRTYYRFIDLHRLTGSTADTILEYIQRNLPEGVAMKVTKVEMLPLLESIRVPPNSASTTSTN